Proteins encoded by one window of Vitis vinifera cultivar Pinot Noir 40024 chromosome 10, ASM3070453v1:
- the LOC100261837 gene encoding protein PAL OF QUIRKY, giving the protein MASHHPSELDSVASDSVASSPRSDYPTHDIQPRVRFMCSFGGKILPRPHDNQLRYVGGDTRIVAVHRATTFSGLLLKLSKLSGTTNISVKYQLPNEDLDALISVTTDEDVENMMEEYDRLALSGIGLKTARLRLFLFPSDDGSRASSISSLLDGSSKRENWFFDAINGGGLERGRSEASSIVSEVPDYLFGLDNSDDIQALPRESKLKTRTALAENVSVSDPGSPAPAITSPFCSTSSGPSVPAIPDLPPVKTKPDKSIPPVEVKDNPPEGFADVIEPAIPQSGGYAGNPMWHYNNPDSHYPGQPVHQIPVYYVPGPVPPGNMPVQSVPVRAQYVPQYPGPPGQIPVGFRHPGPGMGQVYGGAIRAVGPMEGYDMPMRVVSDGMNQQVYYGVRTAGMVQAYPPGMVVPAGEEFQGNGSDKKPGRVSTT; this is encoded by the coding sequence ATGGCGTCGCATCACCCATCGGAGCTCGACTCCGTCGCCAGCGATTCGGTGGCGTCGTCCCCAAGATCAGATTATCCGACCCACGATATCCAACCACGTGTCAGATTCATGTGTAGTTTCGGCGGCAAGATTCTACCGCGGCCTCACGACAACCAGCTCCGCTATGTCGGGGGCGACACGCGAATCGTCGCAGTGCATCGGGCCACCACTTTCTCAGGCCTACTCCTGAAGCTGTCGAAGCTATCTGGTACAACAAACATCAGCGTGAAGTACCAGCTTCCCAATGAAGACCTCGATGCTCTAATCTCCGTCACTACCGATGAAGACGTTGAGAACATGATGGAAGAGTACGATAGATTGGCTCTTAGTGGGATTGGATTGAAAACGGCTCGGCTCCGattgtttctcttcccaagcgATGACGGCTCCAGAGCTAGTAGCATCAGCTCGCTCCTCGACGGCTCGAGCAAGCGCGAGAACTGGTTCTTCGATGCAATCAACGGCGGCGGCCTCGAGCGCGGCCGGTCGGAAGCGTCGTCGATTGTGTCGGAGGTTCCAGATTATCTATTCGGGCTGGATAATTCAGACGACATACAAGCACTGCCGCGCGAGTCCAAATTGAAAACTCGAACGGCTTTGGCAGAGAATGTGTCAGTCTCTGATCCAGGGTCACCAGCTCCGGCGATCACTTCGCCGTTTTGCTCGACCTCTTCCGGCCCCTCTGTGCCGGCAATCCCAGATCTTCCACCTGTAAAAACCAAACCAGATAAATCGATTCCACCAGTTGAAGTGAAGGATAACCCGCCTGAGGGTTTCGCAGATGTGATAGAACCGGCGATTCCACAATCGGGTGGCTACGCCGGCAATCCGATGTGGCATTACAACAACCCGGATTCCCATTATCCGGGTCAACCTGTGCACCAAATTCCAGTTTACTATGTCCCTGGCCCGGTCCCACCGGGTAATATGCCGGTTCAGTCTGTGCCAGTCCGGGCACAGTATGTTCCACAATACCCCGGACCACCGGGTCAGATCCCGGTCGGATTCCGGCACCCGGGTCCAGGCATGGGGCAAGTGTACGGTGGAGCAATTAGGGCAGTGGGTCCAATGGAGGGTTACGACATGCCAATGAGAGTGGTTTCAGATGGGATGAATCAGCAGGTATACTATGGGGTTAGAACGGCTGGCATGGTTCAGGCCTATCCGCCAGGAATGGTGGTGCCGGCTGGGGAAGAGTTTCAGGGGAATGGATCAGATAAAAAACCGGGTCGGGTCTCGACAACTTGA
- the LOC100256745 gene encoding equilibrative nucleotide transporter 3, whose translation MTIANGGAAPARLEGKSSAMLVCWILGLGSLVSWNSMLTIGDYYYNLFPRYHPSRVLTLVYQPFALGTMALLAYNEAKIDTRKRNLAGYILFCASTFLLVVLDLATSGRGGIAPYIGICVIVGAFGVADAHVQGGMVGDLSFMCPEFIQSFLAGLAASGALTSALRLMTKAAFDKSAGGERKGAMLFLGISTFLEFLCIILYAFFFPKLPIVKHYRRKAALEGSKTVSADLAVVGIQTQQSREVDDTKQQERLSNKQLFFQNIDYALELFLIYVLTLSIFPGFLFENTGKHQLGSWYPLVLIAMYNVWDFISRYIPLVKCLRLPRKGLMVGVLARFLFIPAFYFTAKYGDQGWMIMLTSFLGVSNGYLTVCILTNAPKGYKGPEQNALGNLLVLCLLGGIFSGVALDWLWLIGKQSF comes from the exons ATGACTATTGCTAATGGAGGTGCAGCTCCAGCCAGGCTTGAG GGAAAGTCTAGTGCAATGCTGGTATGTTGGATTCTTGGACTCGGGTCCCTTGTATCATGGAACAGTATGCTTACAATTGGAGATTACTATTACAACTTGTTCCCA cgATACCATCCTTCAAGAGTTCTTACTCTTGTTTATCAACCATTTGCTCTTGGTACAATGGCACTACTAGCTTACAACGAGGCAAAGATCGACACCCGAAAGAGGAACCTAGCCGGATATATTCTTTTCTGTGCAAGCACCTTTTTGCTTGTAGTA TTGGATTTAGCCACATCAGGACGGGGAGGGATAGCGCCTTATATTGGCATATGTGTCATTGTGGGTGCTTTTGGAGTTGCAGATGCACATGTTCAAGGTGGAATGGTTGGAGATCTCTCCTTTATGTGTCCTGAATTCATCCAA TCCTTCCTAGCCGGCTTGGCTGCATCAGGGGCTCTAACCTCTGCTTTGAGGCTGATGACAAAAGCAGCCTTTGATAAATCTGCAGGTGGTGAACGCAAGGGTGCAA TGTTATTCCTAGGAATCTCTACATTTTTGGAGTTTCTATGTATTATCCTCTATGCATTCTTTTTTCCCAAATTGCCAATTGTGAAGCATTATCGCAGAAAGGCAGCCTTAGAAGGATCAAAAACTGTTTCAGCTGACCTTGCTGTTGTTGGCATCCAAACACAACAAAGCCGAGAA gtTGATGATACTAAACAACAAGAGCGGTTGAGCAACAAACAATTATTCTTCCAAAACATAGATTATGCATTGGAATTATTTCTGATATATGTGTTGACGCTATCAATTTTCCCTggttttttgtttgaaaatactGGAAAACACCAGTTAGGATCATG GTACCCACTTGTTCTCATTGCAATGTACAATGTGTGGGATTTTATATCTAGATACATTCCCCTTGTCAAATGCTTGAGGTTGCCAAGAAAAGGTCTTATGGTTGGAGTTCTtgctcgctttttatttatccCTGCATTTTACTTCACTGCAAAATATGGTGATCAAGGATGGATGATAATGCTCACATCCTTCTTGGGAGTATCCAATGGTTATCTCACCGTTTGTATCCTCACTAATGCACCCAAAGGCTACaag GGACCAGAGCAAAATGCCTTGGGCAATTTGCTTGTACTATGTCTTCTTGGCGGCATATTTTCTGGTGTAGCCCTTGATTGGCTGTGGCTCATTGGTAAACAAAGCTTTTAA
- the LOC100265704 gene encoding equilibrative nucleotide transporter 3, whose protein sequence is MTNGSASPTKGKFTAMLICWILGIGSAISWNSLMTIGDYYYKLFPRYHPERVLTIVLQPFALGTMAILFYKEATINTRKRNLIGYILFCTSTLMLIVLDLATSGRGGITPYIGICAIVGAFGVASALVQGGMTGDLSFMCPEFIRSFLAGLAASGVLTSALRLVTKAVFRKSNDGERNGAMLFLGITTFVEFLCTLLYAFFFPKLPIVKFYRSKAALEGSQTVSADLAVVGIQTEQNEEDGDDTQQQERLSNKQLFFQNIDYALEVFLGHLVTLSIFPGFLFENTGKHQLGSWYPLVLITMYNVWDMLSRYIPIVKCLRLSRRGLMVGVLAQFLLIPAFYFTAKYGDQGWMILLTSFLGVSNGYLTVCIFTDAPKGYKGPEQNALGNMLTLCLLCGIFAGGALGWLWLIGNESF, encoded by the exons ATGACTAATGGAAGTGCATCTCCAACGAAG GGAAAGTTTACTGCAATGTTGATATGTTGGATTCTGGGAATTGGGTCTGCTATATCATGGAACAGTTTGATGACAATTGGAGATTACTACTACAAGTTGTTCCCA CGATACCATCCTGAAAGGGTTCTTACGATTGTTTTACAACCATTTGCGCTTGGAACAATGGCTATATTATTTTACAAGGAGGCAACGATTAACACCCGAAAAAGAAACTTAATCGGATATATTCTTTTTTGTACGAGCACTCTTATGCTCATTGTG TTAGATTTAGCGACATCAGGCCGAGGAGGGATAACACCTTACATTGGCATATGTGCCATTGTGGGTGCTTTTGGAGTTGCTAGTGCACTAGTTCAAGGTGGGATGACTGGAGATCTATCTTTCATGTGTCCGGAGTTTATTCGT TCCTTTCTAGCTGGTTTGGCTGCATCAGGGGTTTTAACATCTGCTTTGAGGCTTGTGACAAAAGCTGTCTTTCGTAAATCTAACGATGGGGAACGCAATGGTGCAA TGCTATTCTTAGGAATCACTACATTTGTGGAGtttctatgtactctcctctaTGCATTCTTTTTCCCCAAACTACCAATTGTGAAGTTCTATCGCTCAAAGGCAGCCTTAGAAGGATCACAAACTGTTTCTGCCGACCTAGCTGTTGTTGGGATCCAAACAGAACAAAACGAAGAa GATGGTGATGATACTCAGCAACAGGAGCGGTTGAGCAATAAACAATTATTCTTCCAAAACATAGATTATGCATTGGAAGTGTTTCTAGGACACCTGGTGACATTGTCAATTTTCCCTGGTTTCTTGTTTGAAAACACCGGCAAACACCAGTTAGGATCTTG GTACCCACTTGTTCTCATAACAATGTACAATGTATGGGATATGTTATCTAGGTACATTCCAATTGTGAAATGTCTGAGGCTATCAAGGAGAGGTCTTATGGTTGGAGTTCTAgcacaatttttattaataccTGCATTTTATTTCACGGCAAAATATGGTGATCAAGGATGGATGATATTGCTTACATCATTCCTAGGTGTATCTAATGGTTATCTTACTGTTTGTATATTTACTGATGCACCCAAAGGCTACAAG GGGCCGGAGCAAAATGCCTTGGGTAATATGCTCACATTGTGCCTTCTTTGTGGCATATTTGCAGGTGGGGCCCTTGGTTGGTTATGGCTCATTGGTAATGAAAGCTTTTGA